Sequence from the Equus asinus isolate D_3611 breed Donkey chromosome 5, EquAss-T2T_v2, whole genome shotgun sequence genome:
GGCGtgtggaggagaaaagagagcgTGGAGGAGCGACAGGTCTGTGAGGGCCGAGGGAGTCAGGCTCGGAGGGTCTGCAAGAATTGGACGGTCGGATCTAGACACACTGCGAAGTATCGGAGCGGCGTTTCGCACGACCCGGGGAGAATTCCACGGGTGGGGATGGTAAATGATTCAGGAAAAGTTGAGCCGTGGGATGAGTGTTCTGGAGACCCGCAGGAGGGAATGGCTGGCGTTGGGGGGCCCTGGGATATTCGGCAGGGCTGGGAGCGCCCTATAGGTGGCAACAGTCAGGGCTTCGAGTGTTGGGCGTAATGGGTTCGGGGGCCCGGGAGTTCTGTTGGGGGACAGGGAGCCCCAGGGCAGTAAGGAGGGATGGGTGGGGCGACTGGAAGGCCCTGAGAGATCCAGGGCTGGACTCGGGACCCCGTAGGCCTCACCGGAAGTATCGTTCCTCTTCAGCCTGCTCTCTCTTTCCGAAGGCCCCTCCGGCCTCCCGGATCGAGCCCGCGGGGGAGTCGTGATCCTTTGACTGCGGAGAGAGACGGAAGACATTGGTGAAGGGCGGAGGGTGACACGGGATCCGCGCTCGGGGCTGGGGCAGCGGACACTGCCGCCGGCGTACCCGATCGGAGCTGAAGCCTCGGGCTTGCATGACCCTCGCGCCCCACACGCCCAGCCGCATCTGCGCCGCCAGAGCCGTGACTGCCATTGCTGTCAGTGCAGTACTTCTCCGGTCACTGGAGGTGCAGCCTCTCTATAGGCCCCAACCTTGCTGATGGCCAGGCAGCCAATCGTTTCGGTGGAGAGGCGGGATGAACCTAGGAATAGCGAATCATGAGAGGGAGGAAGCGGGGTTCCTATGGTTCTCAGCGAATCCTGAGCGAGAGGCGGGCCTATTCTTAGCCAATTCCTAGCAAGGGCTCCGGGGCCAAAGGACGCGAGAATAATAATAGAGGAGgttgaggaggaaggggaggagaaggtCAGGAGCTGAAATTTTGGCTCTTGTATTCATCAGAACGAGGCGTGGCATCCACGCCTCCCACCCCACGATTCCAATCCTAAAGTTATTATTAAACAACCCATAGGAAGCCTTCCCTTTCCTGGACTACTAGCACCAATAAAATGCGtaatatggggggggggggcaggtggCGGTGCGGCGCTGTGTCCAGGATGCTCCGACGTAGGGCTGttgggaaaaaacattttttaggtATATGTAAATGATCTCTTAAGAGGTTGTCAGTGTTCTTTTGTTGCATTGACGTTTCGCTCtcaagtctcagcttaaatgttacCTTCTCAGAGAAACCCTCCCTGACCTCCTTAGTCATTCTGTCCTAGCTccctgttttgttctgtttctctctctttttgcacTTTTCATCTTCAGAAGTTATCAGGGCCTTGATCAAGTAGGCAcggagttaatatttgtgaagtgcATTAATACATTATCGAATGGGCTTGATAACTGGGATTTTGGTAACGTGGTGCCATGAAGTGGAAAAGTGCATAAGTAGGAAGCTAGGGAAGCCTTTGCCTTGACCTTCCTTCAGCCGTCTAACAAATGTGAACAAGACAACAGTAGTTAATAGCCTTTGCctgcctcattttctttctctgggcccagttttttctcctttagatGTGAGGGTTGGGCCAGATTATCTATCTTATTCATGATTATAAAAATACCTTCTTTGCTTTCAATGAAATTGTAGAACTGTTTTTGTTGATCATCTTTTGGTTGGAAAAATACTAGCCCTGGTTTGTCTGACTTAAATGAGAGGAAATGGCTGCGGGGCACATTTtcaaatgttcattgcagaaaacttggaaaaatacaaaagcagaaggatagaaataataaatcactTACAAGCCCACTACCTAGTGATAATAATTTGGTGTGTTTTTAGGTGATATTGAAGTGCCATTCCAGTTTCAGAACTCTGTTTGTAGTTC
This genomic interval carries:
- the ATP5IF1 gene encoding ATPase inhibitor, mitochondrial; the encoded protein is MAVTALAAQMRLGVWGARVMQARGFSSDRSKDHDSPAGSIREAGGAFGKREQAEEERYFRKRTREQLAALKKHHEDEISHHVKEIEHLQKEIERHKQRIKTLKDHDDD